One Streptomyces fagopyri DNA window includes the following coding sequences:
- a CDS encoding isochorismatase family protein has translation MTAPETAPRLALDPARTALVLVDLMDRIVGLPVEPRDGTAVLSAAEELATVFRKAGALVVLVRVERPGVAEQPPGSGLVAGLAARGDLEIVKRSIGGFQGTGLDARLREHGVSTLVFGGIATNLGVESTARAAGDLGYDLVFAEDAMAALTAAEHEASVRLDFPRLGTVVTVGQVGFGAG, from the coding sequence ATGACCGCACCCGAAACCGCACCCCGTCTCGCCCTCGATCCCGCGCGCACCGCCCTGGTGCTCGTGGATCTGATGGACCGTATCGTCGGGCTGCCCGTGGAACCCCGCGACGGCACCGCAGTCCTCTCGGCCGCCGAGGAGCTGGCGACCGTCTTCCGCAAGGCGGGCGCGCTCGTCGTCCTGGTCCGGGTCGAACGGCCGGGGGTGGCCGAACAGCCGCCCGGCAGCGGCCTGGTCGCCGGACTCGCCGCGCGGGGCGACCTGGAGATCGTCAAGCGGTCGATCGGCGGATTCCAGGGCACCGGCCTCGACGCGCGGCTGCGGGAACACGGCGTCTCCACGCTGGTGTTCGGCGGGATCGCCACCAATCTGGGGGTCGAGTCCACCGCCCGCGCCGCCGGAGACCTCGGCTACGACCTGGTCTTCGCCGAGGACGCGATGGCCGCCCTCACCGCCGCCGAGCACGAGGCCTCCGTCCGCCTCGACTTCCCCCGGCTGGGCACCGTCGTCACCGTCGGGCAGGTGGGCTTCGGCGCCGGGTGA
- a CDS encoding sialidase family protein gives MPSSLRARLRSTAAAVLTAALTAAALIALPGPAGAQPGSAPPEFEQQVLFRASQDPGYACFRIPAVVRTPRGTLLAFAEGRVHDCGDAGDVDIVVKRSADGGRSWGPLQVVNEGAGDTHGNPAPVVDRETGRVVLAETYNTGRTDGRGCDVPCDRTPHLQYSDDDGLTWSAPRDLSDEILPPDWNSWYATGPVHGIQLTRGRHTGRLVFGVNTETWDGSRVTANNAALITSDDGGDHWRIGATDSWPVAADGTFRQKPSELTLTQRADGAVLVSGREQDGTDLGHRTQTVSRDGGDTFTAPFRDLPDLYAPQVQGSVLRLDDRILLACPGDPDRRRTMMIRSSYDGGRTWDSMDRGTVVTTDWSGYSDLARIDGGTVGLLYEGGAVDARDEIRFARFTESRLTPRRGPDPTTADLAPHTARAAVLGGAHGTEGVLGGALEFDGADDAVRLPYQDRLPLGSKDFTASLWFRYTATTGEQPLLWMGGIGTTQPQVWMRAEPASDRITALITTRDGATAPATASVRVPGARNDGRWHHLVLRRDRGAGLLTVFVDGTSVSTADVPGSVSLNSPFGVHVGQRMDSRAYFTGAIDEVRVYDRALSDAELSVAPSRKVTRDTVLYLPMDDVRGGR, from the coding sequence ATGCCGTCAAGCCTCCGCGCACGTCTGAGATCCACCGCGGCGGCCGTTCTCACGGCCGCCCTCACCGCGGCCGCGCTGATCGCGCTGCCCGGCCCGGCCGGAGCCCAACCGGGTTCCGCGCCGCCCGAGTTCGAACAACAGGTCCTCTTCAGGGCTTCCCAGGATCCCGGCTACGCGTGCTTCCGCATCCCGGCCGTCGTACGGACCCCGAGGGGCACGCTGCTGGCGTTCGCCGAGGGACGGGTCCACGACTGCGGCGACGCGGGCGACGTGGACATCGTCGTCAAACGGTCGGCGGACGGCGGCCGCAGTTGGGGCCCGCTCCAGGTCGTGAACGAGGGCGCGGGCGACACGCACGGCAATCCGGCACCCGTCGTGGACCGCGAGACCGGCCGCGTGGTGCTGGCGGAGACGTACAACACGGGCCGTACGGACGGCCGCGGTTGCGACGTCCCCTGCGATCGCACCCCACATCTGCAGTACAGCGACGACGACGGTCTCACCTGGTCCGCGCCACGGGACCTGAGCGACGAGATCCTCCCGCCGGACTGGAACTCCTGGTACGCCACCGGGCCCGTGCACGGCATCCAGCTGACCCGCGGCCGGCACACCGGACGCCTCGTCTTCGGCGTCAACACCGAGACCTGGGACGGCAGTCGGGTCACCGCCAACAACGCCGCGCTCATCACCAGCGACGACGGCGGCGACCACTGGAGGATCGGCGCGACCGACTCCTGGCCGGTCGCCGCCGACGGCACCTTCCGGCAGAAGCCGTCCGAGCTGACGCTCACCCAGCGCGCCGACGGCGCCGTCCTGGTCAGCGGGCGCGAGCAGGACGGCACCGATCTCGGCCATCGGACCCAGACCGTCAGCCGTGACGGCGGCGACACCTTCACCGCCCCCTTCCGCGACCTCCCGGACCTGTACGCACCCCAGGTCCAGGGCTCCGTCCTGCGCCTGGACGACCGGATCCTGCTGGCCTGTCCCGGCGATCCCGACCGGCGCAGGACCATGATGATCCGCTCCTCCTACGACGGCGGCCGCACCTGGGACAGCATGGACCGCGGCACCGTCGTCACCACGGACTGGTCCGGCTACTCGGACCTGGCCCGGATCGACGGCGGCACCGTGGGCCTGCTGTACGAGGGCGGCGCCGTCGACGCGCGCGACGAGATCCGCTTCGCCCGATTCACCGAGAGCCGGCTCACGCCGCGCCGCGGACCGGACCCGACGACGGCCGACCTCGCCCCGCACACCGCACGGGCCGCGGTGCTCGGCGGCGCCCACGGGACGGAGGGCGTCCTGGGCGGCGCCCTGGAGTTCGACGGCGCCGACGACGCCGTACGCCTGCCGTACCAGGACCGCCTGCCGCTCGGCAGCAAGGACTTCACGGCGTCCCTGTGGTTCCGCTACACGGCCACGACCGGGGAGCAGCCGCTGCTGTGGATGGGCGGGATCGGCACGACGCAGCCGCAGGTGTGGATGCGCGCCGAGCCCGCGTCCGACCGGATCACCGCGCTGATCACCACCCGCGACGGCGCGACGGCCCCGGCCACCGCGTCGGTACGCGTGCCGGGCGCCCGCAACGACGGCCGGTGGCACCATCTCGTGCTGCGCCGCGACCGGGGCGCCGGGCTGCTCACGGTCTTCGTGGACGGTACGTCGGTGAGCACCGCGGACGTGCCCGGATCGGTCAGCCTCAACTCGCCGTTCGGAGTGCATGTGGGGCAACGAATGGACAGCCGGGCCTACTTCACCGGCGCGATCGACGAGGTCCGGGTATACGACCGGGCGTTGAGCGACGCGGAACTGTCCGTCGCGCCGAGCCGGAAGGTGACCCGGGACACCGTTCTGTATCTGCCCATGGACGATGTGCGGGGCGGCCGCTGA
- a CDS encoding bile acid:sodium symporter family protein produces the protein MKRLQWPSWMPIDPYILLLLGTVGLAALLPARDVGADVASGASTAAIAFLFFLYGARLSTREALDGLRHWRLHVTVLACTFVVFPLLGLAARGLEPVFLTHDLYTGLLFLTLVPSTIQSSIAFTSIARGNVPAAICAGSFSSLAGIVVTPLLAAVLLGSSGGGFSADSLVKIVLQLLVPFLAGQLLRRWIGGFITRHKKVLGYVDRGSILLVVYTAFSEGMVQGIWHQVSVVRLAGLLLVEALLLAVMLALTWYGGKALGFGRGDRIAIQFAGSKKSLASGLPMASVLFGAHASLAVLPLMLFHQMQLMVCAVIAKRRARDPEAIEAAGDAGDAPAGRPATDRTPGAGPRTAVGTARRSD, from the coding sequence GTGAAACGCCTGCAGTGGCCGAGTTGGATGCCGATCGACCCCTACATCCTGCTGCTGCTCGGGACGGTGGGCCTCGCGGCTCTCCTCCCGGCACGGGACGTGGGCGCCGATGTCGCCTCGGGCGCGTCGACGGCGGCGATCGCCTTCCTCTTCTTCCTGTACGGCGCCCGGCTCTCCACCCGGGAGGCACTGGACGGGCTCAGGCACTGGCGGCTCCACGTCACGGTGCTGGCCTGCACCTTCGTCGTCTTCCCGCTGCTCGGCCTCGCCGCCCGCGGACTCGAACCGGTGTTCCTGACGCACGACCTCTACACCGGCCTGCTCTTCCTGACGCTCGTCCCCTCGACGATCCAGTCGTCGATCGCCTTCACCTCCATCGCCCGCGGCAACGTGCCCGCCGCGATCTGCGCCGGATCGTTCTCCTCCCTCGCGGGCATCGTCGTCACTCCGCTGCTCGCGGCGGTGCTGCTAGGCAGCAGCGGCGGTGGGTTCTCCGCGGACTCACTGGTCAAGATCGTGCTGCAACTGCTGGTGCCGTTCCTCGCCGGACAACTGCTGCGGCGCTGGATCGGCGGATTCATCACACGGCACAAGAAGGTCCTCGGGTACGTCGACCGCGGCTCGATCCTGCTGGTCGTCTACACCGCGTTCAGCGAGGGCATGGTGCAGGGCATCTGGCACCAGGTCAGCGTGGTCCGGCTGGCCGGGCTGCTGCTCGTCGAGGCCCTGCTGCTCGCGGTGATGCTGGCGCTGACCTGGTACGGCGGGAAGGCGCTGGGGTTCGGCCGGGGCGACCGGATCGCGATCCAGTTCGCCGGGTCGAAGAAGTCCCTCGCCTCCGGGCTCCCGATGGCCAGCGTGCTGTTCGGCGCGCACGCCTCGCTCGCCGTGCTGCCGCTGATGCTCTTCCACCAGATGCAGCTGATGGTGTGCGCGGTGATCGCCAAACGCCGTGCCCGCGATCCCGAGGCGATCGAGGCAGCCGGGGACGCCGGGGACGCCCCGGCGGGACGGCCCGCCACGGATCGGACCCCGGGCGCCGGCCCGCGAACCGCGGTCGGTACGGCGCGACGTTCCGACTGA